The Quadrisphaera sp. DSM 44207 genome window below encodes:
- a CDS encoding FKBP-type peptidyl-prolyl cis-trans isomerase, whose protein sequence is MSEPARPEIDFPEGEPPSELQVSDEVVGDGPEATSGSTVSAHYVGVAWSTGEEFDASWNRGQPLDFRVGVGQVIAGWDQGIPGMRVGGRRRLVIPPHLAYGSRGAGGPIGPDETLIFVVDLVGVR, encoded by the coding sequence ATGAGCGAGCCCGCGCGCCCCGAGATCGACTTCCCCGAGGGCGAGCCGCCGTCCGAGCTGCAGGTGAGCGACGAGGTCGTCGGCGACGGCCCGGAGGCCACGTCCGGTTCCACCGTCAGCGCCCACTACGTCGGCGTCGCGTGGTCGACGGGGGAGGAGTTCGACGCCTCCTGGAACCGGGGCCAGCCGCTGGACTTCCGCGTCGGGGTCGGGCAGGTCATCGCCGGCTGGGACCAGGGCATTCCCGGCATGCGCGTGGGCGGACGCCGGCGCCTCGTCATCCCGCCGCACCTCGCCTACGGCTCTCGCGGCGCGGGCGGCCCGATCGGCCCGGACGAGACCCTGATCTTCGTCGTCGACCTCGTCGGGGTGCGCTGA
- a CDS encoding WYL domain-containing protein, with product MSSGPAQRAPQPPSAADRLSRLLAMVPWLLEHQGVPLAEAARHFAISEAQLVRDLELLFVCGTPGHMPDDLIEADWESGKVYLGNADAIARPLRLGLDEALALLVGLRTLLEVPGAGDREALDGALAKLSSAAGEAAAAASAISVDLRPDAGPVARPGADADAGRAERALATARTALRERRRLHLRYLVPSRDEATERDVDPMRLLTADGRWYLEGWDHRSGGVRIFRLDRVLEAAVLDADGTPPPEAVARDLDDGLFQPSQEDLLVTLDLAPGARWVADYYRVEGGEERPGGGLRVRLRTADTRWLRRLLLELGGSAAVLHPPELADAVRGAAAAALAAYGDGPDDGPDDGPDGGPDGGGAGGTGAASG from the coding sequence ATGAGCAGCGGCCCCGCGCAGCGCGCTCCGCAGCCGCCCTCGGCGGCCGACCGCCTCTCCCGGCTGCTGGCGATGGTCCCGTGGCTGCTCGAGCACCAGGGGGTGCCGCTGGCCGAGGCCGCCCGCCACTTCGCCATCTCCGAGGCGCAGCTGGTGCGCGACCTGGAGCTGCTGTTCGTGTGCGGCACCCCGGGGCACATGCCTGACGACCTGATCGAGGCCGACTGGGAGTCGGGGAAGGTCTACCTCGGCAACGCCGACGCGATCGCCCGGCCGCTGCGCCTGGGCCTGGACGAGGCGCTCGCGCTGCTCGTGGGGCTGCGCACGCTGCTGGAGGTGCCCGGCGCGGGGGACCGCGAGGCCCTCGACGGCGCCCTGGCGAAGCTGTCCAGCGCGGCGGGGGAGGCTGCGGCGGCGGCCTCGGCGATCAGCGTGGACCTGCGCCCGGACGCGGGCCCGGTCGCGCGCCCGGGCGCGGACGCCGACGCGGGGCGCGCCGAGCGGGCGCTGGCCACGGCGCGCACCGCGCTGCGCGAGCGCCGCCGCCTGCACCTGCGCTACCTGGTGCCCTCGCGCGACGAGGCCACCGAGCGCGACGTGGACCCGATGCGGCTGCTCACCGCCGACGGGCGCTGGTACCTGGAGGGCTGGGACCACCGCTCCGGCGGCGTGCGCATCTTCCGCCTGGACCGGGTGCTGGAGGCCGCCGTCCTGGACGCCGACGGCACCCCGCCCCCGGAGGCCGTGGCCCGCGACCTGGACGACGGGCTGTTCCAGCCGTCGCAGGAGGACCTGCTCGTCACCCTCGACCTCGCTCCGGGGGCGCGCTGGGTGGCGGACTACTACCGGGTCGAGGGCGGCGAGGAGCGCCCCGGCGGGGGGCTGCGGGTGCGGCTGCGCACCGCCGACACCCGGTGGCTGCGCCGGCTGCTGCTCGAGCTCGGCGGGTCCGCGGCCGTCCTGCACCCGCCGGAGCTGGCGGACGCCGTGCGCGGGGCCGCCGCCGCGGCCCTGGCCGCCTACGGCGACGGCCCTGACGACGGCCCTGACGACGGCCCTGACGGCGGCCCTGACGGCGGCGGGGCCGGCGGGACGGGCGCGGCGAGCGGGTGA
- a CDS encoding DUF3866 family protein yields the protein MVRWRRGVVEAVQRVWPGAVECTVEVPGEGVLPALAHPPLVGAPQPGDAVLLNTSALQRGLGTGGYALVVALPERLPPDPPQGAGHLVKARYTPLQAMVLGVDEQDSAHHDALADADDLAGLPVVVADLHSSLPAVLTGARTERAARGLGAPRAVYVMTDGGALPAWFSRAAAGLRAAGWLAGVVTVGQAFGGDLEAATLHTGLLAARAVLGADLAVVAQGPGNLGTGTRWGFSGVAAGEAVNAAAVLGGRPVAALRVSGADARLRHRGISHHSLTAYGRVALAPADVVVPLGLPDAALQELVLRSAAALGAPAGRHRLVPVQTSGLLQPLADGERSSGVRLSTMGRGLAQDPAAFLAAAAAGAHAASLP from the coding sequence CTGGTGCGGTGGCGGCGCGGGGTGGTCGAGGCGGTGCAGCGGGTGTGGCCCGGCGCCGTCGAGTGCACCGTGGAGGTGCCCGGGGAGGGGGTGCTGCCCGCCCTGGCGCACCCGCCGCTGGTCGGCGCGCCGCAGCCCGGCGACGCGGTGCTGCTGAACACCTCCGCCCTGCAGCGCGGGCTGGGCACCGGCGGGTACGCGCTCGTCGTGGCCCTGCCCGAGCGGCTGCCGCCCGACCCGCCGCAGGGCGCCGGGCACCTGGTCAAGGCCCGCTACACGCCGCTGCAGGCGATGGTGCTCGGGGTGGACGAGCAGGACTCCGCCCACCACGACGCGCTCGCGGACGCCGACGACCTCGCCGGCCTGCCGGTCGTGGTGGCCGACCTGCACTCCTCCCTGCCGGCCGTGCTCACCGGGGCCCGCACCGAGCGCGCCGCCCGCGGCCTGGGCGCACCGCGCGCGGTGTACGTGATGACCGACGGCGGGGCGCTGCCGGCGTGGTTCTCCCGCGCCGCCGCCGGGCTGCGCGCGGCCGGGTGGCTGGCCGGCGTGGTCACCGTCGGGCAGGCGTTCGGCGGGGACCTGGAGGCCGCGACCCTGCACACCGGCCTGCTCGCCGCCCGCGCCGTGCTCGGCGCCGACCTCGCCGTCGTCGCGCAGGGGCCCGGCAACCTGGGCACGGGCACCCGGTGGGGCTTCTCCGGCGTCGCGGCCGGGGAGGCCGTCAACGCCGCAGCCGTCCTCGGCGGGCGCCCGGTGGCGGCCCTGCGCGTCTCCGGCGCCGACGCCCGCCTGCGCCACCGCGGGATCTCCCACCACTCCCTGACCGCGTACGGGCGGGTGGCGCTGGCCCCCGCCGACGTCGTCGTGCCGCTCGGCCTGCCCGACGCCGCCCTGCAGGAGCTCGTGCTGCGCAGCGCGGCCGCCCTGGGCGCCCCGGCCGGGCGCCACCGCCTCGTCCCCGTGCAGACGTCCGGGCTGCTGCAGCCGCTGGCGGACGGGGAGCGCTCCAGCGGGGTGCGCCTGTCCACCATGGGCCGGGGCCTGGCGCAGGACCCCGCCGCCTTCCTCGCCGCCGCCGCGGCCGGCGCGCACGCGGCGTCCCTGCCCTGA
- the tatA gene encoding Sec-independent protein translocase subunit TatA: protein MGATRPVEAAMRNLLDNPLLLLVLVLLVVVVFGAKRLPDAARSLGRSMRIFKSEVKELKEDGRAPEPGTAGVATTTTTAAGTVGAAQPLEGRVVGADGRTERITERVTEQVVDPVTDPVTDPVTGPVRDRAGQQRRDQRSGA, encoded by the coding sequence ATGGGCGCGACCCGACCGGTGGAGGCCGCGATGCGCAACCTGCTCGACAACCCGCTCCTGCTCCTCGTCCTGGTGCTCCTCGTCGTCGTCGTCTTCGGCGCGAAGCGGCTGCCGGACGCCGCGCGCAGCCTGGGCCGCTCGATGCGGATCTTCAAGTCCGAGGTCAAGGAGCTCAAGGAGGACGGTCGGGCACCGGAGCCCGGCACCGCCGGCGTCGCCACCACCACCACCACCGCCGCCGGCACCGTCGGCGCTGCGCAGCCGCTGGAGGGTCGCGTGGTGGGCGCCGACGGGCGCACCGAGCGGATCACCGAGCGGGTGACCGAGCAGGTCGTCGACCCCGTGACGGACCCCGTGACGGACCCCGTGACGGGCCCCGTGCGCGACCGCGCCGGTCAGCAGCGTCGCGACCAGCGCTCCGGCGCCTGA
- a CDS encoding isocitrate lyase/phosphoenolpyruvate mutase family protein yields MTLPDPDKAAELLRLHTDPEPLVLVNVWDVVSARVVADQPGCRALATAGHSIASSFGFPDGQVPLDAMIDVVGRIAAAVDLPVSADLDDGREDPGETTRRAIGAGAVGANVEDRMRPLPEAVARVEAVVRAGEAEGVPFVLNARTDAFLRAGERDREEVLADAVERGRAFLDAGAACVFVPGLLDEATVGRLVEGIGERRVSVIAVPGSPAVARLAELGVARISYGPWTQRVALTALAQTAADLLRGGALPEGTRPLD; encoded by the coding sequence ATGACCCTTCCCGACCCCGACAAGGCCGCCGAGCTGCTGCGGCTGCACACCGACCCCGAGCCGCTCGTCCTGGTCAACGTCTGGGACGTCGTCAGCGCGCGAGTCGTCGCCGACCAGCCCGGCTGCCGGGCACTGGCCACGGCCGGGCACTCCATCGCCTCCTCGTTCGGCTTCCCCGACGGGCAGGTCCCCCTCGACGCGATGATCGACGTGGTCGGGCGGATCGCCGCCGCCGTGGACCTGCCCGTCTCCGCCGACCTGGACGACGGCCGCGAGGACCCGGGTGAGACCACCCGCCGCGCGATCGGCGCCGGCGCCGTGGGCGCCAACGTCGAGGACCGCATGCGCCCCCTGCCCGAGGCCGTGGCCCGGGTGGAGGCGGTCGTGCGCGCCGGGGAGGCCGAAGGCGTCCCGTTCGTCCTCAACGCCCGCACCGACGCCTTCCTGCGCGCCGGCGAGCGCGACCGCGAGGAGGTCCTCGCCGACGCCGTCGAGCGCGGGCGGGCCTTCCTCGACGCCGGCGCCGCGTGCGTCTTCGTCCCCGGCCTGCTCGACGAGGCCACCGTCGGCCGCCTCGTCGAGGGCATCGGCGAGCGCAGGGTCAGCGTCATCGCCGTGCCGGGCTCCCCCGCCGTCGCGCGGCTGGCCGAGCTCGGGGTCGCCCGGATCTCCTACGGCCCGTGGACCCAGCGCGTCGCCCTGACCGCCCTGGCGCAGACCGCCGCCGACCTGCTGCGCGGCGGCGCGCTGCCGGAGGGCACCCGCCCCCTCGACTGA
- a CDS encoding FKBP-type peptidyl-prolyl cis-trans isomerase, whose translation MRRSLPVLLAVPLVLAGCGSEDPADPAQVLEQVEVSDAGEGEAPQVVLEETPLSVEETATEVLRDGEGPPVEAGQLVGVDYVGVNGADGEQFDASEWSGTPISFTLDDSVIPGFTTALQGVPVGSRVLAAIAPQDGYGPQGGVEAAGIGAEDTLVFVIDVVSASPARAAGEAVTPPAGLPGVTLAEDGAPTITIPQGAQPPSELVAQELIRGTGPQVQSGQTVTVHYTGVKWADGSVFDSSWENGAPVPFQIGTGQVIPGWDTGLVGRTVGSQVLLVIPPAQGYGEAGAPDAGISGTDTLVFVVDVLAAA comes from the coding sequence GTGCGTCGATCCCTGCCCGTCCTGCTCGCCGTCCCCCTCGTCCTCGCCGGCTGCGGCTCCGAGGACCCCGCCGACCCGGCGCAGGTCCTGGAGCAGGTGGAGGTCTCCGACGCCGGCGAGGGCGAGGCGCCGCAGGTCGTGCTCGAGGAGACGCCGCTGTCGGTGGAGGAGACGGCCACCGAGGTGCTGCGCGACGGCGAGGGCCCGCCGGTGGAGGCCGGCCAGCTCGTCGGCGTCGACTACGTCGGCGTCAACGGCGCGGACGGGGAGCAGTTCGACGCCTCGGAGTGGTCCGGCACCCCTATCTCCTTCACCCTCGACGACAGCGTCATCCCCGGCTTCACCACGGCCCTGCAGGGCGTGCCCGTCGGCAGCCGCGTGCTCGCCGCCATCGCCCCGCAGGACGGCTACGGCCCGCAGGGCGGGGTGGAGGCGGCCGGCATCGGCGCCGAGGACACCCTGGTCTTCGTCATCGACGTCGTCTCCGCGAGCCCCGCCCGCGCCGCCGGCGAGGCGGTGACCCCGCCGGCCGGCCTGCCGGGCGTGACCCTCGCCGAGGACGGCGCCCCGACGATCACCATCCCGCAGGGCGCCCAGCCGCCGAGCGAGCTCGTCGCCCAGGAGCTGATCCGCGGCACGGGCCCGCAGGTGCAGTCCGGCCAGACCGTCACCGTGCACTACACGGGCGTGAAGTGGGCCGACGGGTCGGTGTTCGACTCCTCGTGGGAGAACGGGGCGCCGGTGCCGTTCCAGATCGGCACCGGGCAGGTCATCCCCGGCTGGGACACCGGCCTGGTCGGCAGGACCGTCGGCAGCCAGGTGCTCCTGGTGATCCCGCCCGCGCAGGGGTACGGGGAGGCCGGGGCGCCGGACGCCGGCATCAGCGGCACCGACACCCTGGTCTTCGTCGTCGACGTCCTCGCCGCCGCCTGA
- the tatC gene encoding twin-arginine translocase subunit TatC: MATATPSRRRKDPEGRMPLREHLAELRRRVVRAGLALLLGAVAGWFLYDPVFDHLTAPIEELRERGQDITINFGAVATAFDLRLKMSVWIGVLVSSPVWIYQLWAFITPGLTRRERRYALGFVATAVPLFLSGAYLASLFIPNAVAFFTSFTPEDGSNIIAAQDYLGFLMRTILAFGLAFLLPVVLVALNLAGLLSGRGVLGAWRWVTVVCFTFAAIATPTPDVTAMLVLAVPMLALFALAIGVCLLNDRRRARRSGRWGAVDDDTASPL; the protein is encoded by the coding sequence GTGGCGACCGCGACGCCCTCGCGACGGCGCAAGGACCCGGAAGGGCGCATGCCGCTGCGCGAGCACCTGGCCGAGCTGCGCAGGCGCGTCGTCCGCGCCGGCCTGGCGCTGCTGCTCGGGGCGGTCGCCGGGTGGTTCCTCTACGACCCCGTCTTCGACCACCTGACCGCCCCGATCGAGGAGCTGCGCGAGCGGGGCCAGGACATCACGATCAACTTCGGTGCGGTGGCGACGGCCTTCGACCTGCGGCTGAAGATGTCCGTCTGGATCGGCGTGCTCGTCTCCAGCCCGGTGTGGATCTACCAGCTGTGGGCGTTCATCACCCCGGGCCTGACCCGCCGCGAGCGCCGCTACGCGCTCGGCTTCGTCGCCACCGCGGTGCCGCTGTTCCTCTCCGGCGCGTACCTGGCGAGCCTGTTCATCCCCAACGCGGTGGCGTTCTTCACCAGCTTCACGCCCGAGGACGGGTCCAACATCATCGCCGCCCAGGACTACCTGGGCTTCCTGATGCGCACCATCCTCGCCTTCGGGCTCGCGTTCCTGCTGCCCGTCGTCCTCGTGGCCCTCAACCTCGCCGGCCTGCTGTCCGGGCGCGGGGTCCTCGGCGCGTGGCGCTGGGTGACGGTGGTCTGCTTCACCTTCGCCGCCATCGCCACGCCCACCCCGGACGTGACGGCGATGCTGGTGCTCGCCGTTCCCATGCTCGCGCTGTTCGCGCTCGCGATCGGGGTGTGCCTGCTCAACGACCGCCGCCGCGCCCGCCGCTCCGGGCGGTGGGGCGCCGTGGACGACGACACCGCCAGCCCCCTGTGA
- a CDS encoding YafY family protein yields MSARRTERLLNLVIALLSTRSWLTKDQVRAAVPQYAECATDEAFDRMFERDKEELRELGVPLVTGGGSAWFEDEQGYRIDREAYALPEVSFTPAELAVLGLASRVWQQASLAGPAARAVVKLRALGVEPDEESLVGLEPRVRTTEPAFQPLYAAARDRAPVAFRYRTARTGELARRRVQPWQMTSWHGRWYLVGHDLDRDDVRVFRLSRIEGAVTRTGPSGSYEVPPDVDGRALVSRLDPAAPERTARLRLRPGRALALRLRAGAPTEAEEVAVAFRDVEELAGQVASAGADAVVLEPQDLQEAVLRRLRGALAAQQASAEAS; encoded by the coding sequence GTGTCCGCCCGTCGCACCGAGCGCCTGCTGAACCTGGTGATCGCGCTGCTGTCGACGCGCAGCTGGCTGACCAAGGACCAGGTGCGCGCCGCGGTGCCCCAGTACGCCGAGTGCGCCACCGACGAGGCGTTCGACCGGATGTTCGAGCGCGACAAGGAGGAGCTGCGCGAGCTCGGCGTCCCGCTGGTCACCGGCGGCGGGTCGGCGTGGTTCGAGGACGAGCAGGGCTACCGCATCGACCGGGAGGCGTACGCGCTGCCGGAGGTCTCGTTCACGCCGGCGGAGCTGGCCGTCCTGGGCCTGGCCTCGCGGGTGTGGCAGCAGGCGAGCCTGGCGGGCCCGGCCGCGCGCGCGGTGGTCAAGCTGCGCGCGCTCGGCGTGGAGCCGGACGAGGAGTCCCTCGTCGGCCTGGAGCCGCGGGTGCGCACCACCGAGCCGGCGTTCCAGCCCCTGTACGCCGCGGCCCGCGACCGCGCGCCGGTGGCGTTCCGCTACCGCACCGCGCGCACCGGGGAGCTCGCGCGCCGCCGGGTGCAGCCGTGGCAGATGACCTCCTGGCACGGGCGCTGGTACCTCGTCGGCCACGACCTGGACCGCGACGACGTGCGCGTCTTCCGGCTCAGCCGCATCGAGGGGGCGGTCACCCGCACCGGCCCGTCCGGCTCCTACGAGGTGCCCCCGGACGTCGACGGGCGCGCCCTGGTCTCGCGCCTGGACCCCGCCGCGCCCGAGCGCACCGCCCGGCTGCGGCTGCGACCGGGCCGGGCGCTGGCGCTGCGCCTGCGCGCCGGGGCCCCGACCGAGGCCGAGGAGGTCGCCGTGGCCTTCCGGGACGTCGAGGAGCTCGCCGGCCAGGTCGCCTCCGCCGGGGCGGACGCCGTGGTGCTGGAGCCGCAGGACCTGCAGGAGGCGGTGCTGCGCCGGCTGCGCGGGGCGCTGGCGGCCCAGCAGGCGTCGGCGGAGGCGTCATGA
- a CDS encoding RNA helicase translates to MASPAERYAASRRRAGEERSQLTRFRRDLGFDLDPFQVQACEALEAGRGVLVAAPTGAGKTVVGEFAVHLALAAGRKAFYTTPIKALSNQKHAELSARFGPERVGLLTGDTAVNGDAPVVVMTTEVLRNMLYADSPALVGLGHVVMDEVHYLADRFRGAVWEEVIIHLPDDVLITSLSATVSNAEEFGAWLATVRGQTEVVVSEHRPVPLWQHVMVGTRLMDLFTDDSGLAVEADAGTAPELVSGLKVNPELVRLAREDVHRDKWAARGSTGRRPVRGAKRPPGRSGSSGPSRAQVLERLDDAGLLPVITFVFSRAGCDAAVRQCVAWGLRLTTESERLEIRALVEDRCADIPDADLQVLGYWEWVDGLSRGVAAHHAGLLPTFKEVVEELFSRGLVKAVFATETLALGINMPARSVVLEKLVKFNGESHVDITPGEYTQLTGRAGRRGIDVEGHAVVLWSPGLDAEAVAGLASTRTYPLRSSFRPTYNMAVNLVAQVGRSRAREVLETSFAQFQADRGVVGLARQARKQEEALAGYAEAMRCHLGDFSEYAAIRRRIGELEKDANRSAARRRRSDAVASLEALRVGDVIRVPAGRRAGFAVVLDPGLAAGLEGPRPTVLTADKQVRRITVSDVPTAVEPVARVRVPSSFDPRNPASRRDLASSLRTSLAEGALGQGPPERRRGRAAAVRAATGDAGTGGGADGGAGPRVDELTALRRSLRQHPCHGCPERDDHARWAERWSRLEKETRGLLARIEGRTGSIARTFDRVCDLLVELGYLAPADPQHRPGEAADPRPLARGGELEVTAAGERLRRVYAEKDLLVAQCLDEGTWDDLDAAGLAAVLSSVVYEARREEGPPHARMPGGPEVGAALQRTVAVWSQLTDGEEAHQLPPTGEPDLGLVWPVHRWARGQELQDVLDAGPEGLAAGDFVRWCRQLLDLLDQVVGVASASGDERLARTARRAAGLVDRGVVAYSVGSRGAA, encoded by the coding sequence ATGGCCTCGCCCGCTGAGCGGTACGCCGCCTCCCGCCGTCGAGCCGGCGAGGAGCGGTCGCAGCTGACCCGCTTCCGCCGCGACCTCGGCTTCGACCTGGACCCCTTCCAGGTGCAGGCCTGCGAGGCCCTCGAGGCCGGGCGCGGCGTCCTGGTCGCCGCCCCCACCGGGGCGGGCAAGACCGTGGTGGGGGAGTTCGCCGTCCACCTGGCCCTGGCCGCGGGGCGCAAGGCGTTCTACACCACCCCGATCAAGGCGCTGAGCAACCAGAAGCACGCGGAGCTGTCCGCCCGCTTCGGGCCGGAGCGGGTGGGCCTGCTCACCGGGGACACCGCCGTCAACGGCGACGCCCCGGTGGTGGTGATGACCACCGAGGTGCTGCGCAACATGCTCTACGCGGACTCCCCGGCGCTGGTGGGCCTGGGCCACGTCGTCATGGACGAGGTGCACTACCTCGCCGACCGCTTCCGCGGCGCCGTGTGGGAGGAGGTGATCATCCACCTGCCCGACGACGTGCTCATCACCTCCCTGTCCGCGACCGTGAGCAACGCGGAGGAGTTCGGCGCGTGGCTGGCCACCGTGCGCGGGCAGACCGAGGTCGTCGTCTCCGAGCACCGCCCCGTGCCGCTGTGGCAGCACGTGATGGTCGGCACCCGCCTGATGGACCTGTTCACCGACGACTCCGGCCTCGCCGTCGAGGCCGACGCCGGCACCGCGCCCGAGCTCGTCTCCGGCCTGAAGGTCAACCCCGAGCTGGTGCGCCTCGCGCGCGAGGACGTGCACCGCGACAAGTGGGCCGCGCGCGGCTCCACCGGCCGCCGCCCGGTGCGCGGGGCCAAGCGGCCCCCCGGGCGCTCGGGGTCCAGCGGGCCCTCGCGCGCCCAGGTCCTCGAGCGCCTCGACGACGCCGGCCTGCTCCCGGTGATCACGTTCGTGTTCTCCCGCGCCGGCTGCGACGCCGCGGTGCGCCAGTGCGTCGCCTGGGGGCTGCGCCTGACCACGGAGTCCGAGCGCCTGGAGATCCGCGCCCTCGTCGAGGACCGCTGCGCCGACATCCCCGACGCCGACCTGCAGGTCCTCGGCTACTGGGAGTGGGTGGACGGCCTCTCCCGCGGCGTCGCCGCCCACCACGCCGGGCTGCTGCCGACGTTCAAGGAGGTCGTCGAGGAGCTGTTCTCCCGGGGCCTGGTCAAGGCCGTCTTCGCCACCGAGACCCTCGCGCTGGGCATCAACATGCCCGCCCGCTCCGTCGTCCTCGAGAAGCTCGTGAAGTTCAACGGCGAGTCCCACGTCGACATCACGCCCGGGGAGTACACGCAGCTGACCGGCCGCGCCGGGCGCCGCGGCATCGACGTCGAGGGCCACGCCGTCGTGCTGTGGTCCCCGGGCCTGGACGCCGAGGCCGTCGCCGGCCTGGCCTCCACCCGCACCTACCCGCTGCGCTCGAGCTTCCGGCCCACCTACAACATGGCCGTCAACCTCGTGGCCCAGGTCGGGCGCTCGCGCGCCCGCGAGGTGCTGGAGACCTCCTTCGCCCAGTTCCAGGCCGACCGCGGCGTCGTGGGCCTGGCCCGCCAGGCCCGCAAGCAGGAGGAGGCGCTCGCCGGCTACGCCGAGGCGATGCGCTGCCACCTGGGGGACTTCTCCGAGTACGCCGCGATCCGCCGGCGCATCGGCGAGCTGGAGAAGGACGCGAACCGCTCGGCCGCGCGCCGGCGCCGCTCCGACGCCGTCGCCTCGCTGGAGGCCCTGAGGGTCGGCGACGTGATCCGGGTGCCGGCCGGGCGCCGCGCCGGCTTCGCCGTCGTCCTCGACCCCGGTCTGGCCGCCGGCCTGGAGGGCCCGCGCCCGACGGTGCTGACCGCCGACAAGCAGGTGCGCCGCATCACCGTCAGCGACGTCCCCACGGCCGTCGAGCCCGTCGCCCGCGTGCGCGTGCCCTCCTCCTTCGACCCGCGCAACCCCGCCTCGCGCCGCGACCTGGCCTCCTCGCTGCGCACCTCCCTGGCCGAGGGCGCCCTCGGGCAGGGCCCGCCGGAGCGTCGGCGCGGGCGCGCCGCCGCCGTCCGCGCCGCCACCGGCGACGCCGGCACCGGCGGCGGCGCGGACGGGGGTGCCGGGCCCCGGGTGGACGAGCTGACCGCGCTGCGGCGCAGCCTGCGCCAGCACCCGTGCCACGGCTGCCCCGAGCGCGACGACCACGCCCGCTGGGCGGAGCGGTGGTCGCGCCTGGAGAAGGAGACCCGCGGGCTGCTCGCGCGCATCGAGGGGCGCACCGGCAGCATCGCCCGCACCTTCGACCGGGTGTGCGACCTGCTCGTCGAGCTCGGCTACCTCGCGCCCGCGGACCCGCAGCACCGCCCCGGCGAGGCCGCCGACCCCCGCCCGCTGGCCCGCGGGGGGGAGCTGGAGGTCACCGCGGCGGGGGAGCGGCTGCGCCGCGTGTACGCGGAGAAGGACCTGCTCGTCGCGCAGTGCCTGGACGAGGGCACCTGGGACGACCTCGACGCCGCCGGCCTGGCCGCCGTCCTGTCCTCCGTGGTCTACGAGGCCCGCCGCGAGGAGGGGCCCCCGCACGCCCGGATGCCCGGCGGCCCCGAGGTCGGGGCCGCGCTGCAGCGCACGGTGGCCGTCTGGTCGCAGCTGACCGACGGGGAGGAGGCCCACCAGCTGCCCCCCACCGGGGAGCCGGACCTCGGCCTGGTCTGGCCCGTGCACCGGTGGGCGCGCGGGCAGGAGCTGCAGGACGTCCTGGACGCCGGCCCCGAGGGCCTGGCCGCGGGGGACTTCGTGCGCTGGTGCCGGCAGCTGCTGGACCTGCTCGACCAGGTCGTCGGCGTCGCCTCCGCCTCCGGTGACGAGCGCCTGGCGCGCACCGCCCGCCGCGCCGCGGGGCTGGTCGACCGCGGCGTCGTCGCCTACTCCGTCGGCTCCCGCGGCGCCGCCTGA